A portion of the Synergistaceae bacterium genome contains these proteins:
- the dnaN gene encoding DNA polymerase III subunit beta yields the protein MKLELERSAFLKAWQVAEKYAASKTTLDALNGIRITADNGTVTLEATDLKSSVKCRAKGAVIIEPGVAVLNASIVGNMIRKCTAKTIVIDVPSERGSLTSDGSKYRFTVIPADTFPNIPASSGAEGICSIMAADLGKLLNEGSCAASAPSDFPKYMGTCLLRTQEGSIYAVSTDGKRLARSKMLCNNIYREDDLLLPAAALRELAKVFTGQENVKVLADGSTVWFALEGAADYSEDGGTDAEAKPSAVLDGAEFSVRRVEASFPKYERILSKDYKTKMRISKTALLSALDRIAIIAKNSPAQIMAMNIAPQEEGNPEGNIWPKGKLRITARAIELGTASDILEAEIQGDGMQIGFNVSFFQDGLKAVGSDDVIIEFSGEEEQTRFFRDEGDDFLYMLMPIRLTPQDIVSDDDNADDFTPPARDELPADDGEAFAGGEGQDAPF from the coding sequence ATGAAGTTAGAGCTGGAACGTTCAGCCTTCCTCAAAGCATGGCAGGTTGCAGAGAAATATGCCGCTTCGAAGACGACTCTTGATGCCCTCAACGGCATACGAATCACAGCCGACAACGGCACAGTTACGCTCGAGGCAACAGACCTGAAGTCATCGGTGAAGTGCCGCGCTAAGGGAGCAGTAATCATAGAGCCAGGCGTTGCTGTCCTGAATGCCTCTATCGTAGGCAACATGATAAGGAAGTGCACAGCAAAAACTATCGTTATCGACGTGCCCTCAGAGCGCGGGTCGCTGACTTCTGACGGAAGCAAGTACCGTTTCACGGTGATACCTGCAGATACATTCCCGAACATTCCGGCGAGTTCCGGTGCTGAGGGGATATGCTCGATAATGGCTGCTGACTTGGGCAAGCTCCTCAACGAAGGAAGCTGCGCTGCTTCTGCGCCTTCAGATTTCCCGAAGTACATGGGGACATGCCTTCTCAGGACACAGGAGGGCAGCATCTACGCGGTCTCTACGGACGGCAAGAGGTTAGCGCGCTCTAAGATGCTCTGCAACAACATATACAGGGAAGATGACCTGCTTCTTCCTGCGGCGGCACTGCGTGAACTCGCTAAGGTCTTCACCGGCCAAGAGAACGTGAAGGTACTCGCTGACGGCTCGACGGTGTGGTTTGCCCTCGAGGGAGCGGCAGACTACTCGGAAGACGGCGGCACTGATGCTGAGGCAAAACCATCAGCTGTACTTGACGGTGCAGAGTTCTCTGTCAGGAGGGTGGAAGCGTCGTTCCCGAAGTACGAACGCATACTGAGCAAAGACTACAAAACGAAGATGCGCATCTCCAAGACCGCGCTGTTGTCAGCCCTCGACAGGATCGCAATCATCGCCAAGAACAGCCCTGCCCAGATCATGGCGATGAACATCGCTCCTCAGGAAGAAGGCAACCCTGAAGGCAACATCTGGCCGAAGGGCAAGCTCAGGATAACTGCCCGCGCGATCGAACTCGGAACAGCGAGCGATATTCTTGAAGCTGAGATTCAGGGAGACGGAATGCAGATAGGCTTCAACGTCAGCTTCTTTCAGGACGGCTTGAAGGCTGTGGGCTCGGATGATGTGATTATAGAGTTCAGCGGCGAGGAGGAGCAGACAAGGTTCTTCCGGGACGAGGGCGACGACTTCCTGTATATGCTCATGCCGATAAGGCTGACACCGCAGGACATCGTGAGCGACGACG
- a CDS encoding ABC transporter substrate-binding protein has translation MRTKLFAVLLALAVLFSASSAFADVTIAFSQIGQESDWRTANTDDLTKAITGHEGWKLVYDDAQQKQENQIKALRNFITQGVDYILFTGVVSTGWDEVLKEVNEAEIPLLLIDRMPDCADKIEYEAAFGGDFVEEGRRQVAWVGEYLKAKGRADETVNVVIMEGTTGASAQTGRTEGNLAGLKAYPNLKLIAQQSGNFTRAEGQAVMESWLKSLEKIDVLIAQNDDMALGAIDAIKAAGKVPGKDIIIVGCDSVKAAFDAILAGDMNCTVECTPLYGKFVVEALEKLIAGEKMGKEIVHPAEGVFDTEGGINLGTVTSQKAADVIASRVY, from the coding sequence ATGCGTACAAAGTTGTTCGCAGTTCTTCTTGCGCTTGCAGTTCTCTTCTCGGCATCCTCAGCTTTCGCCGACGTAACTATAGCCTTCTCGCAGATAGGCCAAGAGTCCGACTGGCGCACCGCCAACACCGACGACCTCACCAAAGCCATAACGGGTCATGAGGGCTGGAAGCTCGTTTACGACGACGCACAGCAGAAGCAGGAGAACCAGATCAAGGCACTCCGCAACTTCATCACGCAGGGTGTGGACTACATTCTCTTCACGGGCGTTGTCTCGACGGGCTGGGACGAAGTCCTCAAGGAAGTCAACGAAGCAGAGATTCCGTTACTGCTGATTGACCGTATGCCTGACTGCGCAGACAAGATCGAGTACGAAGCAGCGTTCGGCGGAGATTTCGTCGAGGAAGGCAGAAGGCAGGTTGCGTGGGTAGGCGAGTACCTGAAGGCCAAAGGGCGCGCTGACGAGACAGTCAACGTCGTCATCATGGAGGGTACGACCGGCGCAAGTGCACAGACCGGCCGCACTGAGGGCAACCTCGCTGGCTTGAAGGCGTACCCCAACCTGAAGCTGATTGCCCAGCAGTCCGGGAACTTCACGCGCGCAGAAGGCCAGGCAGTCATGGAGAGCTGGTTAAAGTCGCTCGAGAAGATTGATGTACTCATCGCACAGAATGATGATATGGCACTCGGAGCAATCGACGCAATCAAGGCCGCCGGAAAAGTTCCGGGCAAGGACATCATCATTGTCGGGTGCGACAGCGTTAAGGCAGCATTTGACGCGATACTTGCGGGCGACATGAACTGCACCGTAGAATGCACTCCGCTTTACGGGAAGTTCGTTGTTGAGGCACTCGAGAAGCTCATAGCGGGCGAGAAGATGGGCAAAGAGATAGTTCACCCTGCAGAAGGCGTGTTCGACACTGAGGGCGGCATCAACTTAGGCACAGTAACATCACAGAAGGCCGCTGACGTAATCGCATCGAGAGTGTACTAG
- a CDS encoding sugar ABC transporter ATP-binding protein: MNNILEMKQIEIEFPGVKALDKVDFSLRAGEVHSLLGENGAGKSTLIKCLTGVNRMDAGQILLDGKEIRPQDPGHAITLGISTVFQEVNLCPNLSVAENIFVGRQPMKHHCINWKEINRRAEELLSGFGLNIDVTRPLSYYSTAIQQMVSIARAVDVQAKILILDEPTSSLDTGEVQLLFRVMRELKAEGMGIIFITHFLDQVYEVSDRMTILRNGHLVGTYTTEELDRVSLVTMMIGKDFSGMFDMERAESHSADAALEAEHLGVAGKVEDFSLTIRKGELVGFAGLLGSGRTETAEMLFGAVPASKGTMKLEGHDVKITSPSDALNNRMAFCPEDRKRDGIISDLSIRENITLALQARRGFMKPLTAAEQNELADKYISLLGIATPDAEKKIGELSGGNQQKVILARWMATQPAILILDEPTRGIDIGAKAEIQKLMLKMCGDGSAVIFISSELDEIIRCSGTVVVMRDRKKVAELEGSSCTQQKILEIIAGAA, from the coding sequence GTGAACAATATTCTTGAGATGAAGCAGATAGAGATAGAGTTTCCCGGCGTGAAGGCACTCGACAAAGTAGATTTCTCGCTGAGAGCCGGAGAAGTTCACTCACTGCTCGGCGAGAACGGCGCAGGGAAATCCACGCTCATAAAGTGCCTCACCGGCGTGAACAGGATGGACGCGGGACAGATACTCCTTGACGGAAAAGAAATCCGCCCGCAGGATCCCGGACACGCAATCACGCTGGGGATCTCGACAGTCTTTCAGGAGGTCAACCTGTGCCCGAACCTCAGCGTCGCGGAAAATATCTTTGTGGGCCGGCAGCCGATGAAGCATCACTGCATAAACTGGAAGGAGATTAACCGCAGGGCAGAGGAACTGCTTTCCGGCTTCGGGCTGAACATTGACGTAACACGTCCGCTGTCGTACTACTCGACGGCGATTCAGCAGATGGTCTCGATTGCGCGTGCAGTGGACGTTCAGGCCAAGATTCTGATTCTCGACGAACCTACGAGCTCCCTCGACACAGGGGAAGTGCAGCTGCTTTTCCGAGTGATGCGCGAGCTCAAGGCTGAGGGAATGGGTATAATCTTCATCACGCACTTCCTCGACCAAGTCTACGAGGTCTCCGACAGAATGACAATCCTCCGCAACGGTCATCTTGTCGGAACGTACACGACTGAGGAGCTTGACCGCGTGTCGCTGGTTACGATGATGATCGGCAAGGACTTTTCCGGAATGTTCGACATGGAGAGAGCGGAGAGCCATAGTGCCGATGCCGCGTTAGAGGCAGAACATCTCGGTGTTGCCGGTAAGGTTGAGGACTTCTCGCTGACGATACGGAAGGGCGAGCTTGTCGGCTTCGCGGGACTTCTCGGGAGCGGACGCACGGAGACCGCCGAGATGCTGTTCGGTGCTGTCCCTGCGTCGAAGGGCACGATGAAGCTCGAGGGGCATGACGTGAAGATAACCTCCCCGAGCGACGCGCTCAATAACCGAATGGCCTTCTGCCCTGAGGACAGGAAGCGCGACGGCATAATCAGCGACTTATCCATACGCGAGAACATTACGCTTGCACTGCAGGCGCGCAGAGGGTTCATGAAGCCCCTAACTGCTGCGGAACAGAACGAGCTTGCTGATAAATATATCTCCCTTCTCGGAATAGCAACGCCGGACGCTGAAAAGAAGATAGGCGAGCTTTCGGGCGGCAATCAGCAGAAGGTTATACTTGCGCGGTGGATGGCGACACAGCCCGCTATTCTGATTCTCGACGAGCCAACGAGAGGCATCGACATCGGAGCTAAGGCCGAAATTCAGAAGCTAATGCTGAAGATGTGCGGGGACGGCTCTGCAGTAATCTTCATATCCTCTGAGCTTGACGAGATAATCAGGTGTTCGGGGACTGTCGTAGTTATGCGCGACAGGAAGAAGGTTGCTGAACTTGAAGGCAGCTCGTGCACACAGCAGAAAATCTTAGAGATTATAGCCGGTGCGGCATAG
- a CDS encoding ABC transporter permease, with amino-acid sequence MKNSKILGAVMAEVLLLLVCLVIRPDFFSISYQPTTGMLYGNIIDILNRSSEITIIAMGMTLIIALGGTDLSVGALVAVAGAVALKLLRWDVLEYNTPGDYTVCNFFWVLVLPLVVCTLMGLFNGFLVAKGGMQPIIATLILMVCGRGVAQILTDGKQFTTGYAPFKVIGQGAFLWLPVPIIITVIVVAFMAWFTRRTAFGTFVEAVGINRSASRLSGINAAMIIFIAFAVTGLLSGISGLIYSSRIMSNDSNNAGLNYEMDAILAVVIGGTSMTGGKFSLAGTVIGSVLIRTIVTLVYYFGIVSEATMAFKALIIAVVIMLQSEPVRKYFAKRRAAKS; translated from the coding sequence GTGAAGAACTCAAAGATTTTAGGGGCAGTCATGGCGGAAGTGCTGCTGCTGCTGGTGTGTCTGGTTATACGGCCCGACTTCTTCAGCATAAGCTACCAGCCCACGACAGGAATGCTCTACGGGAACATTATAGACATCCTTAACCGTTCGAGCGAGATAACGATTATCGCAATGGGAATGACGTTAATCATCGCACTCGGCGGCACTGATTTATCTGTCGGCGCGCTGGTTGCTGTTGCGGGAGCAGTGGCGTTGAAGCTCCTGCGCTGGGACGTTTTGGAGTACAACACGCCCGGAGATTACACGGTGTGTAATTTCTTCTGGGTGCTGGTTCTGCCGCTGGTTGTGTGTACGTTAATGGGACTGTTCAACGGATTTCTTGTCGCCAAAGGAGGAATGCAGCCCATCATAGCAACGTTAATCCTCATGGTGTGCGGGCGCGGTGTTGCGCAGATTCTGACGGACGGAAAGCAGTTCACGACAGGTTACGCGCCGTTCAAGGTCATAGGTCAGGGAGCGTTCCTGTGGCTTCCTGTGCCAATCATCATCACGGTGATAGTCGTTGCGTTCATGGCGTGGTTCACGAGGAGGACGGCATTCGGGACGTTCGTTGAAGCTGTCGGCATAAACAGGAGCGCGTCCCGCCTCTCTGGCATCAACGCCGCAATGATAATCTTCATCGCGTTTGCGGTTACGGGACTGCTCTCGGGCATCTCGGGGTTAATCTACTCGAGCCGTATAATGTCCAACGACTCGAACAATGCCGGACTGAATTACGAGATGGACGCGATTCTTGCCGTCGTAATCGGAGGCACGAGCATGACTGGCGGGAAGTTCAGCCTTGCGGGAACAGTGATAGGCTCTGTTCTGATACGCACCATCGTAACCCTCGTCTACTATTTCGGGATTGTCTCGGAGGCAACGATGGCATTCAAGGCGTTGATCATCGCTGTAGTGATTATGCTTCAGTCCGAGCCGGTAAGAAAATACTTCGCGAAGAGGAGGGCGGCCAAGTCATGA
- a CDS encoding MBOAT family protein yields the protein MLFNSWQYAVFFPLVFGLYWGLPYRFRLPVLLVASYWFYMSWNVKYVVLILFTTAISYAAALLIERYPSCRTRELIITATIFACLGVLFVFKYFNFFAGAVSEFLSLFAIHLHPMTLQLLLPVGISFYTFQTLGYVIDVYRGDVKAERNFWVYATFISFFPQLVAGPIERTNNLLPQIKAVHEFRYEQAAYGIKLMTWGFFKKLCVADVLAVYVDKVFADVYSYKGFALVLAVFFFTVQIYCDFSGYSDIARGCSKMLGIELMENFKSPYFSASVKEFWSRWHISLSTWFRDYVYIPLGGNRCGKLRHNVNLMVTFLVSGLWHGADWTFVVWGAVHGLAQVAENALGVRREVHGVMRWLRVAGTFAFVMLAWVFFRAGSLNDAVYVAGNLFTGLSDVKAYFIYYGYKCFEIPNMDKLSMLVNVIILALWDWYSLKLDLLARVTMKKSPVLRYACYFGLLTILLLTEATAPVSFVYFQF from the coding sequence ATGCTGTTTAACTCGTGGCAGTACGCGGTGTTCTTCCCGCTCGTCTTCGGGCTGTACTGGGGGCTTCCGTACAGGTTCAGGCTTCCCGTTCTCCTTGTCGCGAGCTACTGGTTCTACATGAGCTGGAACGTGAAGTACGTCGTCCTGATTCTCTTCACCACAGCAATATCTTACGCGGCGGCTCTGCTGATTGAACGTTATCCTTCATGCCGTACAAGGGAGCTGATTATCACCGCAACAATCTTTGCGTGTCTGGGCGTGCTGTTCGTGTTCAAGTACTTCAACTTCTTCGCTGGGGCTGTGAGTGAATTTCTCTCGCTCTTCGCAATTCACCTTCACCCGATGACGCTGCAGCTCCTGCTTCCCGTCGGAATATCATTCTACACGTTCCAGACGCTGGGCTACGTTATCGACGTGTACAGGGGAGACGTGAAGGCCGAGCGCAATTTCTGGGTGTACGCGACGTTCATATCATTCTTTCCGCAGTTAGTGGCCGGGCCCATCGAGAGAACGAACAATCTTCTTCCGCAGATTAAGGCGGTTCACGAGTTCAGGTACGAGCAGGCGGCCTACGGAATCAAACTGATGACGTGGGGCTTCTTCAAGAAACTGTGCGTTGCGGATGTCTTGGCGGTGTATGTCGACAAGGTGTTTGCGGACGTGTACAGCTACAAGGGATTTGCGCTGGTGCTGGCGGTGTTCTTCTTCACGGTGCAGATATACTGCGACTTCTCGGGGTATTCGGACATTGCGCGCGGGTGCTCGAAGATGCTTGGAATTGAGCTGATGGAGAACTTCAAGAGCCCGTACTTCTCGGCGAGCGTCAAGGAGTTCTGGAGCAGGTGGCACATCTCGCTGAGCACGTGGTTTCGGGATTACGTGTATATACCTCTCGGCGGGAACAGATGCGGGAAGCTCAGGCACAACGTGAACTTGATGGTTACGTTCTTGGTGTCGGGGCTGTGGCACGGGGCGGACTGGACGTTTGTTGTGTGGGGAGCAGTTCACGGGCTCGCGCAGGTCGCAGAGAACGCGCTGGGTGTACGGCGGGAGGTTCACGGGGTGATGCGCTGGCTGAGGGTTGCGGGGACGTTCGCGTTTGTGATGCTGGCGTGGGTGTTCTTTCGGGCAGGGAGTCTGAACGATGCGGTGTACGTTGCAGGAAACCTCTTCACCGGGCTGTCCGATGTCAAGGCATATTTTATCTACTACGGGTACAAGTGCTTCGAGATTCCGAACATGGATAAACTGTCTATGTTAGTGAATGTTATCATTCTGGCTCTTTGGGACTGGTATTCTCTGAAACTCGATCTGCTTGCTCGTGTAACCATGAAGAAATCTCCTGTTCTGCGTTACGCTTGCTACTTCGGACTGCTGACAATCCTGCTTCTTACTGAGGCTACAGCACCTGTCAGCTTTGTGTATTTTCAGTTCTAG
- a CDS encoding RluA family pseudouridine synthase, whose amino-acid sequence MIEFSAQQDYERLDTFIAEALDISRTKAQKYIRDRVVKSVPPAKLKASMSVTAGQKFTASPPESPNMKLLRAEDIAFDVLYEDEHLLVINKPAGLVVHPAPGNWEHTLVNALIFRYPEMRKLDNRLRPGIVHRLDSPTSGLMIIARTDKMSFELSKMFSERKVSKTYLALTHNTPKKHEGILSGPLDRDPDNFMKMVVIEGGKPALTGYRVLWSMNGHSLVECRLFTGRMHQIRVHMSTLGCPLIGDTMYGAQNYGDEFTGRIYLHSWKLEFTHPATGGLMKFRQIVPHDFRGMIARIKLGA is encoded by the coding sequence ATGATTGAGTTTTCCGCACAGCAGGACTACGAACGCCTCGATACCTTCATAGCCGAAGCTCTGGACATCAGCCGCACGAAAGCCCAGAAGTACATCCGCGACCGTGTCGTGAAGAGCGTTCCTCCCGCAAAACTCAAGGCCTCAATGAGCGTAACAGCTGGGCAGAAGTTCACGGCATCTCCTCCCGAGTCCCCGAACATGAAGCTGTTGCGGGCGGAGGACATAGCGTTTGACGTGCTGTATGAGGACGAGCACCTTCTGGTCATCAACAAGCCTGCCGGTCTCGTGGTTCACCCTGCGCCTGGAAACTGGGAGCACACGCTGGTGAACGCACTGATCTTCCGTTACCCGGAGATGAGGAAGCTCGACAACAGATTACGGCCGGGAATTGTTCACCGCCTCGACTCGCCGACTTCGGGGCTGATGATTATTGCACGAACCGACAAAATGAGCTTCGAACTCTCTAAGATGTTCAGCGAACGCAAAGTCAGCAAGACGTACCTTGCCCTGACACACAACACGCCCAAGAAACATGAAGGTATACTCTCCGGCCCTCTTGACCGAGACCCGGACAACTTCATGAAGATGGTCGTGATTGAGGGCGGCAAGCCTGCGCTGACGGGCTACCGTGTGCTGTGGAGCATGAACGGTCATTCGCTGGTGGAGTGCCGGCTGTTCACTGGGAGGATGCATCAGATTCGGGTGCACATGTCGACGCTGGGCTGTCCATTAATCGGCGATACGATGTACGGAGCGCAGAACTACGGCGACGAGTTCACGGGGAGAATATACCTTCACTCGTGGAAGCTGGAATTTACGCACCCTGCGACGGGGGGGCTGATGAAGTTCCGGCAGATTGTCCCGCACGATTTCAGGGGGATGATTGCGCGCATAAAGCTGGGAGCATAA
- a CDS encoding AAA family ATPase, giving the protein MTDINSFKVQEAYSGDALKGWARIHPDDMTALELTDGDLVGITGRRITTARIRTGDREVGRGVIQIDGLIRENASVSLDDMITIEPKITHHFAGSVSLQPVGGATLSTKEKDESYILSLLEGHAVVSGDRVRLNLFGTRVCDFMVTATTPEGIVIINRSTYLNLLKPSEAKTAHKVTYEDIGGLGPQIRKVREMIELPLRFPQVFERLGIQPPRGVLLYGPPGTGKTVIARAVASETDAWFTHISGPEIIGKFYGESEERLRNIFEEAQERAPSIIFIDEIDAIAPKREDMGGEKQVERRVVAQLLALMDGLKSRGQLIVIGATNIPNALDPALRRPGRFDREIQIPVPDKNGRLEILRIHTRGMPLAQDVDLQRVADLSHGFVGADLEALAKEAAMSCVRDILPYVNLHEGEIPYERVASLEVTMRHFMNALLETDPSATREVSVEIPDVSWQDIGGLEYVKDELIRAVTWPLKYADTFTRYDIQPARSILLYGGSGTGKTLLAKALAHEGGVNFINVQSANVLSRYLGDSERALKDIFRVAKQAAPSIIFFDGIEALFPDRSSSSGSMFASTESRLAAQFTAEMRGIEELNGVTVLAATNRPDLLDKALSFDLRLELPLPDEETRAEIFRILLRKKPLAESVNLSELAAATKGMTGGDIAQICRRASMQALRRDTANFMLVMDDFMSVMKND; this is encoded by the coding sequence ATGACAGACATCAACAGCTTCAAGGTTCAGGAAGCATACAGCGGCGACGCACTGAAGGGCTGGGCACGCATTCACCCCGACGACATGACCGCCCTCGAACTCACTGACGGAGACCTAGTGGGCATCACAGGCCGCCGCATAACCACAGCCCGCATCCGCACAGGCGACCGTGAAGTCGGGCGCGGAGTGATACAGATCGACGGGCTAATCCGCGAGAACGCCTCAGTCTCTCTCGACGACATGATAACCATTGAGCCGAAGATTACGCACCACTTTGCCGGAAGCGTGAGCCTTCAGCCCGTCGGAGGAGCAACACTCAGCACGAAGGAGAAGGACGAGAGCTACATACTCTCGCTGCTCGAAGGTCATGCTGTGGTGAGCGGCGACAGGGTAAGGCTGAACCTGTTCGGGACGCGCGTGTGTGATTTTATGGTTACGGCGACGACTCCCGAAGGCATCGTGATAATCAACCGCTCAACCTACCTTAACCTCCTCAAGCCCAGCGAGGCCAAGACTGCGCACAAAGTTACGTATGAGGACATCGGAGGACTTGGCCCGCAGATCCGCAAAGTACGCGAGATGATAGAGCTTCCGCTACGTTTCCCGCAGGTCTTCGAGCGGTTAGGCATTCAGCCCCCGCGCGGAGTGCTGCTCTACGGCCCTCCCGGAACAGGCAAGACAGTAATAGCCCGTGCAGTTGCGAGCGAGACGGACGCATGGTTCACGCACATTTCAGGCCCTGAGATTATCGGGAAGTTCTACGGCGAGAGTGAGGAGAGGTTACGCAACATCTTCGAGGAAGCTCAGGAACGTGCGCCGTCAATAATCTTCATCGACGAGATTGACGCAATAGCCCCGAAGCGTGAGGACATGGGCGGCGAAAAGCAGGTTGAACGCCGAGTTGTTGCACAGCTCCTTGCACTGATGGACGGCCTGAAGTCGCGCGGTCAGCTCATCGTAATCGGAGCTACGAACATTCCCAACGCTCTTGACCCTGCATTACGGAGGCCGGGAAGGTTCGACAGGGAGATACAGATACCCGTGCCCGACAAGAACGGACGGCTCGAGATTCTCAGGATACACACGCGCGGAATGCCTTTAGCGCAGGACGTTGACCTTCAGAGAGTTGCAGATCTGTCGCATGGGTTCGTAGGTGCTGACCTTGAAGCCCTCGCGAAAGAAGCCGCAATGTCGTGCGTCAGGGACATTCTCCCGTACGTGAACCTTCACGAGGGCGAAATCCCGTACGAACGCGTTGCGAGCCTTGAAGTTACCATGAGGCACTTCATGAACGCACTGCTCGAGACTGACCCGTCAGCGACACGAGAAGTCTCCGTAGAGATTCCCGATGTGTCGTGGCAGGACATCGGAGGCCTCGAGTACGTGAAGGACGAACTCATCCGCGCGGTAACTTGGCCGCTGAAGTACGCTGACACTTTCACGCGCTACGACATTCAGCCCGCAAGAAGCATCCTGCTTTACGGAGGGAGCGGAACGGGCAAAACCCTCCTCGCTAAGGCACTCGCTCACGAAGGCGGCGTGAACTTCATCAACGTCCAGAGCGCAAACGTACTCTCCCGCTATCTGGGCGACTCGGAACGCGCGCTGAAAGACATTTTCCGCGTGGCCAAGCAGGCGGCACCGTCAATAATCTTCTTCGACGGCATCGAGGCACTGTTCCCCGACAGGAGCAGTTCTTCCGGCTCAATGTTCGCTTCGACGGAGAGCAGGCTTGCGGCACAGTTCACTGCGGAAATGCGCGGCATCGAGGAGCTCAACGGCGTTACGGTGCTTGCGGCGACGAACAGGCCCGACCTCCTCGACAAAGCGTTATCGTTCGACCTGCGGCTTGAGCTTCCGCTTCCCGACGAGGAAACACGCGCCGAAATCTTCAGGATACTTCTGCGCAAGAAGCCTCTCGCTGAGAGCGTGAATCTCTCCGAGCTAGCGGCGGCTACTAAGGGCATGACGGGAGGAGACATCGCACAGATCTGCAGGAGAGCATCAATGCAGGCACTGAGGCGGGACACAGCGAACTTCATGCTTGTTATGGATGACTTCATGAGCGTGATGAAGAATGATTGA
- a CDS encoding Gfo/Idh/MocA family oxidoreductase, whose amino-acid sequence MDRVKLGTVGSGVIVHSVLDNVIKTGDITLAAVYSRSQEKADELAKTYGAGRTFTDLAAMLACDDINTVYIATPNLLHYQQAKAALLAGKNVICEKPLVTRRVQALELRDIARSRGLFLVQAVPTMFLPNFGLLREKLAVIGRVRLVMSNYSQYSSRYDAVLRGEKPAIFDPEFAGGALMDINFYNIFLNIALFGAPAEAKYYPNIYPGLADTSGVFVMKYDGFVSTNSGAKDTWGINHFTVEGEKGFIYADESNGLKSIRVVTRTNDETLNLQDVPDRWHYEVQELVRLMLSEERSTLDGMLDVSVETVSVIEKARREAGIIFPSD is encoded by the coding sequence ATGGACAGAGTGAAGCTCGGGACGGTAGGCTCGGGGGTAATCGTCCATTCGGTGCTGGACAACGTCATCAAGACCGGCGACATCACGCTGGCGGCAGTGTACTCGCGCTCTCAGGAGAAGGCGGACGAACTGGCCAAGACTTACGGAGCAGGGAGGACGTTCACGGATCTTGCTGCGATGCTGGCCTGTGATGACATCAACACGGTGTACATCGCAACGCCGAACCTCCTACACTACCAGCAGGCAAAAGCGGCACTCTTGGCCGGGAAGAACGTAATCTGCGAGAAGCCGTTAGTTACGCGCAGGGTTCAAGCACTCGAGCTGAGGGACATTGCACGGTCGCGCGGACTGTTTCTGGTTCAGGCAGTGCCGACAATGTTCCTCCCGAACTTCGGGCTTCTGCGCGAAAAACTTGCTGTGATTGGTAGGGTGAGGCTGGTTATGTCGAACTATAGCCAGTACTCGAGCCGGTATGACGCGGTGCTGAGGGGCGAGAAGCCCGCAATCTTTGACCCGGAGTTCGCCGGAGGTGCGCTGATGGACATCAACTTCTACAACATCTTCCTGAACATCGCGCTGTTCGGAGCACCTGCCGAAGCCAAGTACTACCCGAACATCTATCCCGGGCTCGCCGACACATCAGGAGTGTTCGTGATGAAGTATGACGGCTTCGTCTCGACCAACAGCGGCGCGAAGGACACGTGGGGCATCAATCACTTCACGGTCGAGGGCGAGAAGGGCTTTATTTACGCCGACGAGTCCAACGGCCTCAAGAGCATTCGTGTTGTTACGCGCACGAATGATGAGACGCTGAACCTTCAGGACGTGCCCGACAGGTGGCATTACGAGGTGCAGGAGCTGGTGAGGCTGATGCTGAGTGAGGAGCGCAGTACGCTGGACGGGATGCTTGATGTGAGCGTGGAGACTGTCAGCGTTATCGAGAAGGCGCGGAGGGAAGCAGGTATAATATTCCCCAGCGATTAA